From Microlunatus capsulatus, a single genomic window includes:
- a CDS encoding ABC transporter permease, translated as MAVQVVGDAVAVPGGGGDLGRSRGRALRSLLRNPMGVVGSVLLLVVVAVAVLAPVLAPYPPTEVHFATPFQRVGTEGFWLGTDDLGRDVMSRVFYGTRASLQVGLLSVALAIVLGTPLGLLSGYWNWLDAVVSRLTDLMLAFPFLIIAVGLAAINGASLTNAAIALGVAQIPTMIRVVRAETLRWREADFIGAARALDASDVRIMGQHILPNTASAIIVQATVIMPVAIIGEATLSFLGLGIVPPAPSLGIMLSDAQQYIFRSPAAAVIPGVAIAVICLAFNFFGDALRDALDPTTSSKD; from the coding sequence ATGGCGGTCCAGGTGGTGGGGGACGCCGTCGCGGTCCCCGGCGGCGGGGGCGACCTGGGCCGCAGCCGCGGCCGGGCCCTGCGCAGCCTGCTGCGCAACCCGATGGGCGTGGTCGGCTCGGTGCTGCTGCTGGTCGTCGTCGCCGTGGCGGTGCTGGCCCCGGTGCTCGCGCCCTACCCGCCGACGGAGGTGCACTTCGCGACGCCGTTCCAGCGGGTCGGGACCGAGGGCTTCTGGCTCGGCACCGACGACCTGGGCCGCGACGTGATGTCCCGCGTGTTCTACGGCACCCGCGCCTCGCTGCAGGTCGGGCTGCTCTCGGTCGCCCTGGCCATCGTGCTGGGCACCCCGCTCGGGCTGCTCTCGGGCTACTGGAACTGGCTGGACGCGGTCGTGTCCCGGTTGACCGACCTCATGCTGGCGTTCCCGTTCCTGATCATCGCGGTCGGGCTGGCCGCGATCAACGGCGCGAGCCTCACCAACGCGGCGATCGCGCTGGGCGTCGCGCAGATCCCGACCATGATCAGGGTCGTGCGCGCGGAGACTTTGCGTTGGCGGGAGGCCGACTTCATCGGCGCCGCCCGGGCGCTCGACGCCTCCGACGTGCGGATCATGGGGCAGCACATCCTGCCGAACACCGCCTCGGCGATCATCGTCCAGGCGACCGTGATCATGCCCGTGGCGATCATCGGCGAGGCCACGCTGTCGTTCCTCGGCCTGGGCATCGTGCCACCCGCGCCCAGCCTCGGGATCATGCTCTCCGACGCCCAGCAGTACATCTTCCGCTCGCCCGCCGCGGCGGTCATCCCGGGCGTGGCCATCGCGGTCATCTGCCTGGCCTTCAACTTCTTCGGCGACGCGCTCCGCGACGCCCTCGACCCGACGACCTCGAGCAAGGACTGA
- a CDS encoding GAF and ANTAR domain-containing protein, whose amino-acid sequence MDLAERYRAAVTAVFDPARDDAGLLPEVLARACVAVLPVEGAGITVTQDLRVPLGASDEVALRAERLQTTLGEGPCLEAVLTPLPLTAGLDALHQRWPAFAAEFVGQTPYRSVASLPLIPPRGGRRLGALDLYRTDAEPMDTQLLFELATSVGSPVAAMLAGAPVGEDAAGITMPVWLDTDLVHGRMDVWGAVGVVMVASSLTNPDALALLRAYAYGNGTTLDDVAARLTTGALDVDEVVQGVPLG is encoded by the coding sequence ATGGACCTCGCCGAGCGCTACCGGGCCGCGGTCACCGCGGTCTTCGACCCCGCCCGGGACGACGCCGGCCTGCTCCCCGAGGTGCTGGCCCGGGCCTGCGTCGCCGTGCTGCCGGTGGAGGGCGCCGGCATCACCGTCACCCAGGACCTGCGGGTCCCGCTGGGGGCCAGCGACGAGGTCGCGCTGCGGGCCGAGCGGCTGCAGACGACCCTGGGCGAGGGCCCCTGCCTGGAGGCCGTCCTGACGCCGCTGCCGCTGACCGCCGGGCTGGACGCCCTGCACCAGCGCTGGCCCGCCTTCGCCGCCGAGTTCGTCGGCCAGACCCCCTACCGCTCGGTGGCCTCGCTGCCGCTGATCCCGCCCCGCGGCGGGCGCCGGCTCGGCGCCCTGGACCTCTACCGCACCGACGCCGAGCCGATGGACACCCAGCTGCTCTTCGAGCTGGCCACCAGCGTGGGCAGCCCCGTCGCCGCGATGCTGGCCGGGGCCCCGGTCGGGGAGGACGCGGCCGGCATCACCATGCCCGTCTGGCTGGACACCGACCTGGTGCACGGGCGGATGGACGTGTGGGGCGCCGTGGGCGTGGTCATGGTGGCCTCGTCGCTGACGAACCCCGACGCCCTGGCCCTGCTGCGGGCTTACGCCTACGGCAACGGCACCACCCTCGACGACGTCGCCGCCCGGCTGACCACCGGTGCGCTCGACGTCGACGAGGTCGTCCAGGGCGTCCCGCTCGGCTGA
- a CDS encoding ANTAR domain-containing protein, with translation MEEPDQVRVLRQLAQVVAGSAPDAPLSLRLCLACTTILDVQGGSLTLAYDEPGRTTLCVTDEHAARLEDLQEVLGEGPSFAASREDRLVAVTVDDGADDRWPHFAEAAREALGGPCTVVAVPISPGDRPLGVATFYRRRPDTALPLPPRTVQLLVDAVGVALTQADAGDEALQERAGSWGERSRINQAVGMVMAQLRVRPDDALALLRAHAYAHAASLPQIAADVLERRLDFTVVDGGDPAEERHGEEER, from the coding sequence GTGGAGGAGCCCGACCAGGTGCGCGTGCTGCGCCAGCTGGCCCAGGTGGTGGCCGGCTCGGCGCCCGACGCCCCGCTGTCGCTGCGGCTCTGCCTCGCGTGCACCACCATCCTCGACGTCCAGGGCGGCTCCCTGACGCTGGCCTACGACGAGCCGGGCCGCACCACGCTGTGCGTGACCGACGAGCACGCCGCGCGCCTGGAGGACCTGCAGGAGGTGCTCGGCGAGGGCCCCAGCTTCGCCGCCTCGCGCGAGGACCGGCTGGTCGCCGTCACCGTCGACGACGGGGCCGACGACCGCTGGCCGCACTTCGCCGAGGCGGCCCGCGAGGCGCTCGGCGGGCCGTGCACCGTCGTGGCCGTCCCCATCAGCCCCGGCGACCGCCCCCTCGGCGTCGCCACCTTCTACCGGCGCCGGCCCGACACCGCGCTGCCGCTGCCCCCGCGGACCGTGCAGCTGCTGGTCGACGCCGTCGGGGTGGCCCTCACCCAGGCCGACGCGGGCGACGAGGCGCTGCAGGAGCGGGCGGGCTCGTGGGGCGAGCGGTCCCGGATCAACCAGGCCGTCGGGATGGTGATGGCGCAGCTGCGGGTCCGGCCCGACGACGCCCTGGCCCTGCTGCGGGCGCACGCCTACGCCCACGCGGCGTCGCTGCCGCAGATCGCCGCCGACGTGCTCGAGCGGCGCCTGGACTTCACGGTCGTCGACGGCGGCGACCCGGCGGAGGAACGGCACGGGGAGGAGGAGCGATGA
- a CDS encoding HD domain-containing protein, with product MERIAGVRVPDGPVAAAATARVRGTADEVLFHHSRRVFVLGTLRGRRRGLVADPELLYVAAMFHALGLAPGLRSRSRRFELDGAELARQFLLEAGRSHADARAVWLAVALHTTPEVPAGLEPEVALVAAGVDADLRGDGLAEVEPEAVRALLAAHPRHRFPQRFAALLADGVRDRPAGTTSTLADDVLGALDPTRPRPDPLAALSCDPWPASP from the coding sequence GTGGAGCGGATCGCCGGCGTCCGGGTGCCGGACGGCCCGGTCGCGGCCGCGGCGACGGCGCGGGTCCGCGGCACCGCCGACGAGGTGCTGTTCCACCACTCGCGCCGGGTCTTCGTGCTGGGCACGCTGCGCGGCCGCCGCCGCGGCCTGGTCGCCGACCCCGAGCTGCTCTACGTCGCCGCCATGTTCCACGCCCTCGGGCTGGCGCCGGGGCTGCGCAGCCGCAGCCGCCGCTTCGAGCTGGACGGCGCCGAGCTGGCCCGGCAGTTCCTGCTGGAGGCCGGCCGCAGCCACGCCGACGCCCGGGCCGTCTGGCTCGCCGTCGCCCTGCACACGACGCCCGAGGTGCCGGCCGGTCTGGAGCCGGAGGTGGCGCTGGTCGCGGCGGGCGTCGACGCCGACCTCCGCGGCGACGGGCTGGCCGAGGTGGAGCCCGAGGCCGTCCGCGCCCTGCTCGCGGCCCACCCGCGGCACCGGTTCCCGCAGCGGTTCGCCGCCCTGCTGGCCGACGGCGTCCGCGACCGGCCCGCCGGGACGACGTCCACCCTCGCCGACGACGTGCTCGGGGCCCTCGACCCGACCCGTCCGCGGCCGGACCCGCTGGCCGCTCTGTCCTGCGACCCCTGGCCGGCGAGCCCCTGA
- a CDS encoding DUF4383 domain-containing protein, with protein sequence MSHTVDDQTPPGRAAVQKGALVVGAVFVLVGVLGFVPGVTTSYDQLSFAGHHSQAQLLGLFQVSVLHNVLHLGLGVAGLLLARTPLRARNYLFYGGLVYAALFFYGVVVDYESKANVVPLDDADNVLHVALAAGMLVLSFVLDRGPGWRRVVQEGRAQI encoded by the coding sequence GTGAGCCACACCGTCGACGACCAGACCCCGCCGGGACGCGCGGCGGTCCAGAAGGGGGCGCTCGTGGTCGGCGCCGTCTTCGTGCTGGTCGGCGTGCTCGGGTTCGTGCCCGGGGTGACGACGTCCTACGACCAGCTGTCCTTCGCCGGCCACCACTCCCAGGCCCAGCTGCTGGGCCTGTTCCAGGTGTCGGTGCTGCACAACGTGCTGCACCTCGGCCTCGGCGTCGCCGGGCTGCTGCTGGCCCGCACCCCGCTGCGGGCCCGGAACTACCTCTTCTACGGCGGCCTCGTCTACGCCGCGCTCTTCTTCTACGGCGTGGTCGTCGACTACGAGTCGAAGGCCAACGTCGTCCCCCTCGACGACGCCGACAACGTGCTGCACGTCGCGCTGGCCGCCGGCATGCTCGTGCTGTCGTTCGTGCTGGACCGCGGCCCGGGCTGGCGGCGGGTCGTGCAGGAGGGGCGCGCCCAGATCTGA
- a CDS encoding ABC transporter substrate-binding protein, protein MRNIKVLAVTALLASLSACYAVQLPGAAPARPDRPSDPVGDRAVRAGGDLVMGLSAEPDRLDPTTSSSLYTRYVMNSICEKLYDIDATGELVPQLATALPEVSDDGLTVTIPVRDDVRFADGTDFDAAAVRTTLQRNLTKKDSTRKSELGPVSSIEAPSSDRVVITYETPFAPLAASLADRAGMVLSPTALEELGDDFGDRPTCVGPFKFVERVPQTSIRVEKDPLYYAADEVRLSTITYRIMADANIRAANLRSGDIQVADSISTQDVDALVEERGIGLLQTGSLGYQAMTVNVGNVDGAGEPPGRIDTPLASDPRVRLALAHAVDRDALVNSVFNNWYEPACSPISPDSPYATQESDACLPYDPERSKQLLAEAGVDVPFPISVKTSNTSEALRLAQALQAAVAPAGFALTIEPVEYSTLLDEQSAGDFDAILLGWSGRIDPHGNMFSFLSTGGGNNYAGYSSEKVDTLLSQAAQSTDTGTRARTYARVVERVREDNPIIYLYRVRNLAAYTDTIGGAEVYPDGVVRLSRAAFLDDGGR, encoded by the coding sequence GTGCGGAACATCAAGGTCCTGGCCGTGACGGCGCTGCTGGCGTCGCTCTCGGCCTGCTACGCGGTGCAGCTGCCCGGCGCGGCGCCCGCGCGCCCCGACCGGCCCTCGGACCCCGTCGGCGACCGGGCCGTCCGCGCGGGCGGCGACCTCGTCATGGGCCTGTCCGCCGAGCCCGACCGGCTGGACCCCACGACCTCGTCCTCGCTCTACACGCGCTACGTGATGAACAGCATCTGCGAGAAGCTCTACGACATCGACGCCACCGGGGAGCTCGTGCCGCAGCTGGCGACGGCCCTGCCCGAGGTCTCCGACGACGGCCTCACGGTGACGATCCCCGTCCGCGACGACGTCCGGTTCGCCGACGGCACCGACTTCGACGCCGCCGCCGTCCGGACCACGCTGCAGCGCAACCTCACCAAGAAGGACTCCACCCGCAAGAGCGAGCTGGGGCCGGTGAGCAGCATCGAGGCGCCGTCGTCGGACCGGGTGGTGATCACCTACGAGACGCCGTTCGCCCCGCTGGCCGCCTCGCTGGCCGACCGGGCCGGGATGGTCCTGTCCCCCACCGCGCTGGAGGAGCTGGGCGACGACTTCGGCGACCGGCCCACCTGCGTCGGCCCCTTCAAGTTCGTCGAGCGGGTGCCGCAGACCTCGATCCGCGTCGAGAAGGACCCGCTCTACTACGCCGCCGACGAGGTCCGGCTCTCCACCATCACCTACCGGATCATGGCCGACGCCAACATCCGCGCCGCCAACCTGCGCTCCGGCGACATCCAGGTGGCCGACAGCATCTCCACCCAGGACGTCGACGCCCTGGTCGAGGAGCGCGGCATCGGCCTGCTGCAGACGGGCTCGCTCGGCTACCAGGCGATGACGGTCAACGTCGGCAACGTCGACGGGGCCGGGGAGCCGCCGGGTCGGATCGACACCCCGCTGGCGTCGGACCCGCGGGTGCGGCTGGCCCTCGCGCACGCCGTCGACCGCGACGCCCTGGTGAACTCGGTCTTCAACAACTGGTACGAGCCGGCCTGCTCGCCGATCTCGCCCGACTCCCCCTACGCGACCCAGGAGAGCGACGCCTGCCTGCCCTACGACCCGGAGCGGTCGAAGCAGCTGCTGGCCGAGGCCGGCGTCGACGTCCCGTTCCCCATCAGCGTCAAGACCAGCAACACCTCCGAGGCGCTCCGGCTGGCCCAGGCCCTGCAGGCGGCGGTCGCGCCGGCCGGCTTCGCGCTGACCATCGAGCCGGTGGAGTACTCGACGCTGCTGGACGAGCAGAGCGCCGGCGACTTCGACGCGATCCTGCTGGGCTGGTCGGGCCGCATCGACCCGCACGGCAACATGTTCTCGTTCCTGTCCACCGGCGGCGGCAACAACTACGCCGGCTACAGCTCCGAGAAGGTGGACACCCTGCTCAGCCAGGCCGCGCAGAGCACCGACACCGGGACCCGCGCCCGCACCTACGCCCGCGTCGTCGAGCGGGTCCGCGAGGACAACCCGATCATCTACCTGTACCGGGTGCGGAACCTGGCCGCCTACACCGACACGATCGGCGGCGCCGAGGTCTACCCCGACGGCGTGGTCCGGCTCAGCCGGGCGGCCTTCCTCGACGACGGCGGCCGCTGA
- a CDS encoding helix-turn-helix domain-containing protein, which produces MTQVGSPRAAVPVAAPGTDGLGPLLRRLRQARGWTLEQLAERSGVSDRALSNLERGRSLGPQARTVTALADALDLVDDERAQLDAAAAAGRPRPGAPAPLGGLPADVPDFTGRARELAALDALVAGRDGAGHPHVLVVSGAAGQGKTSVAVHAAHRLAAAFPDGRLFLPLRGLDPEPLEPDAALTRLLRALGVPERQVPAGAEDRAALYQRTLADRAVLVVLDNAGYEAQVRPLLPTTGRSLALVTSRRVLTGVEHAERLVLGSLDPADARALLAGLAGPRPGPAEEAALAEVARLCGGMPLALRIAGNRLRSRPGWTAAAFAARLADEDSRLQRLTAGDLGVEGAFMTSYDQLSDRARATFRLLALVPGPDLSAGVAAAVTGTDVDAVEPVLDELLELGLLHAVPGDRYGSHDLLHLYARVRLQAETSAEERAEAAARLDDWLLRTAVDAGRWFEPSWAAAPPVPDPRAPLPDAAAAHAWLEAEAVSWLPALRTAAAAGRHARVVEVAEAMHWFSDRWVFWGHWDEVFTLSLAAARALGDPHLEVVHLNYLAWAQSVCLRRHELSLATSAEAAALARRTGDDAQAGWALTYAAFAAARLGDPAAVLARAAEATELFTATGDREGESQARLLSATAMRDLGRFADAAAAARALLAALADPERAPAAPVAAFTTVQVQRLLGRLHEATGRPDAAAAAYRAALAQPAAALSTWVEGLLRQALGRLLLADGDAPAAAADAGRAELLRAQALFTAAGSPELVEETRRLLVG; this is translated from the coding sequence GTGACGCAGGTCGGGTCGCCGCGGGCGGCGGTGCCGGTGGCGGCGCCCGGGACGGACGGGCTCGGCCCGCTGCTCCGCCGGCTGCGGCAGGCCCGTGGCTGGACCCTGGAGCAGCTCGCGGAGCGCTCCGGGGTCAGCGACCGCGCCCTCAGCAACCTCGAGCGCGGCCGCAGCCTCGGCCCGCAGGCCCGGACGGTCACCGCCCTGGCCGACGCCCTCGACCTGGTCGACGACGAGCGCGCGCAGCTGGACGCCGCGGCCGCCGCCGGCCGTCCCCGACCCGGTGCCCCCGCCCCGCTCGGCGGGCTGCCCGCCGACGTCCCCGACTTCACCGGCCGCGCCCGCGAGCTGGCCGCGCTGGACGCCCTGGTCGCCGGCCGGGACGGCGCCGGGCACCCGCACGTGCTCGTCGTCTCCGGTGCCGCCGGCCAGGGCAAGACGAGCGTCGCCGTGCACGCCGCGCACCGGCTGGCCGCCGCGTTCCCCGACGGCCGGCTGTTCCTGCCGCTGCGGGGGCTCGACCCCGAGCCGCTGGAGCCGGACGCCGCCCTCACCCGGCTGCTGCGGGCGCTCGGGGTGCCGGAGCGGCAGGTCCCGGCCGGCGCCGAGGACCGGGCGGCGCTCTACCAGCGCACCCTCGCCGACCGGGCGGTGCTCGTCGTCCTCGACAACGCCGGCTACGAGGCGCAGGTCCGGCCGCTGCTGCCGACGACCGGCCGCTCGCTGGCCCTGGTCACCAGCCGCCGGGTGCTGACCGGGGTGGAGCACGCGGAGCGGCTGGTCCTCGGCTCGCTGGACCCCGCCGACGCCCGCGCCCTGCTGGCCGGCCTGGCCGGTCCTCGCCCGGGCCCCGCGGAGGAGGCGGCGCTGGCGGAGGTGGCGCGGCTGTGCGGCGGGATGCCCCTGGCGCTGCGGATCGCCGGCAACCGGCTGCGCAGCCGGCCCGGCTGGACGGCGGCGGCCTTCGCCGCCCGGCTCGCCGACGAGGACTCCCGGCTGCAGCGGCTGACCGCCGGCGACCTGGGCGTCGAGGGCGCGTTCATGACCTCCTACGACCAGCTCTCCGACCGGGCGCGGGCGACGTTCCGGCTGCTCGCGCTGGTGCCGGGTCCCGACCTCTCGGCCGGCGTCGCGGCCGCGGTCACCGGGACCGACGTCGACGCCGTCGAGCCGGTGCTCGACGAGCTGCTGGAGCTGGGCCTGCTGCACGCGGTGCCCGGGGACCGGTACGGCTCCCACGACCTGCTGCACCTCTACGCCCGGGTGCGGCTGCAGGCCGAGACGTCGGCGGAGGAGAGGGCGGAGGCCGCGGCCCGGCTGGACGACTGGCTGCTGCGCACCGCCGTCGACGCCGGCCGCTGGTTCGAGCCGTCCTGGGCGGCGGCGCCGCCGGTGCCCGACCCGCGCGCCCCGCTGCCCGACGCCGCCGCGGCCCACGCCTGGCTGGAGGCCGAGGCCGTCAGCTGGCTGCCGGCGCTGCGCACCGCAGCCGCGGCCGGCCGGCACGCCCGGGTGGTCGAGGTCGCGGAGGCGATGCACTGGTTCTCCGACCGCTGGGTGTTCTGGGGCCACTGGGACGAGGTGTTCACGCTGTCCCTGGCGGCGGCCCGCGCGCTCGGCGACCCGCACCTCGAGGTCGTGCACCTCAACTACCTGGCCTGGGCGCAGTCGGTCTGCCTGCGCCGCCACGAGCTGAGCCTGGCCACGTCGGCGGAGGCGGCGGCGCTGGCCCGGCGCACCGGGGACGACGCCCAGGCCGGCTGGGCGCTGACCTACGCGGCCTTCGCCGCGGCCCGGCTGGGCGACCCGGCCGCCGTCCTGGCCCGGGCGGCGGAGGCGACGGAGCTCTTCACCGCCACGGGCGACCGCGAGGGCGAGAGCCAGGCCCGGCTGCTGAGCGCCACCGCGATGCGCGACCTCGGCCGGTTCGCCGACGCCGCGGCGGCCGCCCGCGCGCTGCTCGCCGCGCTGGCCGACCCCGAGCGGGCCCCGGCCGCTCCGGTGGCCGCCTTCACCACCGTCCAGGTGCAGCGCCTGCTCGGCCGGCTGCACGAGGCCACCGGCCGGCCCGACGCCGCGGCCGCCGCCTACCGCGCGGCGCTGGCCCAGCCGGCGGCGGCCCTGAGCACCTGGGTGGAGGGGCTGCTCCGGCAGGCGCTGGGCCGGCTGCTGCTGGCCGACGGCGACGCCCCGGCCGCCGCTGCCGACGCCGGCCGGGCCGAGCTGCTGCGGGCGCAGGCGCTGTTCACCGCCGCCGGCAGCCCCGAGCTGGTCGAGGAGACCCGGCGGCTGCTGGTGGGCTGA
- a CDS encoding ANTAR domain-containing protein — translation MTAQTLAQAYADAAQRLAGRTDVLGNAVALLQDAAALLGGEAAGLLVRRADGGLELVACTSHRATELELYEKQERVGPCVEAISTGRLVAAGPDDLAARWDGVGRAVLDAGYRRVEAFPVFWHEDVLGALNVFRTSDDPLPPDGERTGATFATMAALLLARPADLSVGTVQQQVLEALESRVVVEQAKGVLSYLWKVDMEQAYRLLVQAAADQGRPLTEVATRILRDASRREDEPREP, via the coding sequence ATGACCGCGCAGACCCTGGCGCAGGCCTACGCCGACGCGGCGCAGCGGCTCGCAGGCCGGACGGACGTGCTCGGCAACGCGGTCGCCCTGCTGCAGGATGCCGCGGCCCTGCTGGGCGGGGAGGCGGCCGGCCTGCTGGTGCGGCGGGCCGACGGCGGGCTGGAGCTGGTGGCCTGCACCTCGCACCGGGCGACCGAGCTCGAGCTCTACGAGAAGCAGGAGCGGGTCGGGCCGTGCGTCGAGGCGATCAGCACCGGCCGGCTGGTCGCGGCGGGACCCGACGACCTCGCCGCCCGCTGGGACGGCGTGGGGCGGGCGGTGCTCGACGCCGGCTACCGCCGCGTCGAGGCCTTCCCCGTCTTCTGGCACGAGGACGTCCTCGGCGCCCTCAACGTCTTCCGGACCAGTGACGACCCGCTCCCGCCCGACGGCGAGCGCACGGGCGCGACCTTCGCCACCATGGCGGCGCTGCTGCTGGCCCGGCCCGCCGACCTCAGCGTCGGCACCGTCCAGCAGCAGGTGCTCGAGGCGCTGGAGAGCCGGGTGGTGGTCGAGCAGGCCAAGGGGGTGCTGTCCTACCTGTGGAAGGTGGACATGGAGCAGGCCTACCGGCTCCTCGTCCAGGCCGCCGCCGACCAGGGGCGACCGCTCACCGAGGTGGCGACGCGGATCCTGCGGGACGCCTCGCGGCGGGAGGACGAGCCCCGTGAGCCGTAG
- a CDS encoding GAF and ANTAR domain-containing protein, translated as MSRSGVGDAHDEAGTALADLMATVAATFHQPVPLAELLGTIVRAAQETIPGAEQAGISLTHAHGRIETVAATDPVVERIDAVQYGLREGPCVDAVRSRRQSWSNHLGQDVRWPRFGPQAEVLGVRSQMGVALFDEPDVVGVLNLYSSRAGAFDDQTPAVAAIFATHAAHALGRTLRLDQLNEALASRRAIGIAIGLLMERYQLNEQRAFEFLVRTSQTGNVKLRDLAEQLLAEADRRARPRG; from the coding sequence GTGAGCCGTAGCGGCGTCGGTGACGCGCACGACGAGGCCGGGACGGCGCTGGCCGACCTGATGGCGACGGTGGCCGCGACGTTCCACCAGCCGGTGCCGCTCGCGGAGCTGCTCGGCACCATCGTCCGCGCCGCGCAGGAGACCATCCCGGGCGCCGAGCAGGCCGGCATCTCGCTCACCCACGCCCACGGCCGGATCGAGACGGTCGCCGCGACGGACCCGGTCGTCGAGCGCATCGACGCCGTCCAGTACGGCCTGCGCGAGGGGCCGTGCGTCGACGCCGTCCGCAGCCGGCGGCAGAGCTGGAGCAACCACCTGGGCCAGGACGTCCGCTGGCCCCGCTTCGGCCCGCAGGCCGAGGTGCTGGGGGTCCGCTCCCAGATGGGCGTCGCGCTGTTCGACGAGCCCGACGTCGTCGGGGTGCTGAACCTCTACTCCTCGCGGGCGGGCGCCTTCGACGACCAGACGCCGGCCGTCGCGGCGATCTTCGCCACCCACGCCGCGCACGCGCTGGGCCGGACGCTGCGGCTGGACCAGCTGAACGAGGCCCTGGCCTCCCGGCGCGCGATCGGCATCGCCATCGGGCTGCTGATGGAGCGCTACCAGCTCAACGAGCAGCGCGCGTTCGAGTTCCTCGTCCGCACCTCCCAGACCGGGAACGTCAAGCTCCGCGACCTGGCCGAGCAGCTGCTCGCCGAGGCCGACCGGCGCGCCCGGCCCCGCGGCTGA
- a CDS encoding ABC transporter permease, which translates to MARYLLTKLWHAVITLLLSALVVFFGVRALPGDPALALAGEEASPETLAQVRSDLGLDQPVIVQFGHFLANLAQGDLGTSIRTGTPVTDLIATTLPVTLWLSLYAIVLAVVIGVVGGVVAAVHRGRWPEWVANGFSLAGLSVPNFWLGLLAILYLSVALGLFPASGYVPVRENPLRALYYLTLPAVILGTGLAAVVMRQTRSSMLETLSTDYVRTARAKGLPRGKVLRDYALRNSLIVVVTIIGLQLGGLISGAVVTERVFGLPGFGKLTLDSVFTRDYPVIQAVVVVVTAAYIVINLAVDVLYSVINPRIRVGGRG; encoded by the coding sequence ATGGCGCGCTACCTGCTGACCAAGCTGTGGCACGCCGTGATCACCCTGCTGCTGTCGGCCCTCGTCGTCTTCTTCGGCGTCCGCGCGCTGCCCGGGGACCCGGCGCTCGCGCTGGCCGGGGAGGAGGCCAGCCCCGAGACGCTGGCCCAGGTGCGCAGCGACCTCGGCCTCGACCAGCCCGTCATCGTGCAGTTCGGGCACTTCCTGGCCAACCTGGCCCAGGGCGACCTCGGCACCTCGATCCGGACGGGCACCCCGGTGACCGACCTCATCGCCACGACGCTGCCGGTGACCCTGTGGCTCTCGCTCTACGCGATCGTGCTGGCGGTGGTGATCGGCGTCGTCGGCGGCGTCGTCGCCGCGGTCCACCGCGGCCGCTGGCCCGAGTGGGTGGCCAACGGGTTCTCCCTCGCGGGGCTGTCGGTGCCCAACTTCTGGCTGGGGCTGCTCGCGATCCTCTACCTGTCGGTCGCGCTCGGGCTGTTCCCGGCGTCGGGCTACGTGCCGGTCCGCGAGAACCCGCTGCGAGCCCTGTACTACCTGACGCTGCCGGCGGTCATCCTCGGCACCGGGCTCGCCGCCGTCGTCATGCGGCAGACCCGCTCGTCGATGCTGGAGACGCTGAGCACCGACTACGTCCGCACCGCGCGGGCCAAAGGCCTGCCCCGCGGCAAGGTGCTCCGCGACTACGCCCTGCGGAACTCCCTCATCGTCGTCGTGACGATCATCGGCCTGCAGCTCGGTGGCCTCATCTCGGGCGCCGTCGTCACCGAGCGGGTGTTCGGCCTGCCGGGCTTCGGGAAGCTGACGCTGGACTCGGTCTTCACCCGCGACTACCCGGTCATCCAGGCCGTCGTGGTCGTGGTGACGGCGGCCTACATCGTGATCAACCTGGCGGTGGACGTCCTGTACTCCGTCATCAACCCGCGGATCCGGGTCGGAGGTCGGGGCTGA
- a CDS encoding alpha/beta fold hydrolase, giving the protein MPYITTADGAEIFYKDWGSGQPVLFSHGWPLNGDAWDVEMKLVADHGFRAIAHDRRGHGRSSQTWTGNDMDTYAADLAALVEALDLRDLILVGHSTGGGEVVRYAARHGGDRVAGIVTAGAVPPIMVKSDANPEGTPLEAFDGIRAGVLGDRSAFYQELSAAFFGTNREGSTISQGQRDQFWRQGMQVGLAGAYDCVKAFSETDFTSDLQALTVPVLLAHGDDDQIVPIAAAALKSVELVPNATLKVYPGAPHGIAGPYQQAFDADLLAFITA; this is encoded by the coding sequence ATGCCCTACATCACCACCGCCGACGGCGCCGAGATCTTCTACAAGGACTGGGGCTCGGGCCAGCCCGTCCTCTTCAGCCACGGCTGGCCGCTGAACGGCGACGCCTGGGACGTGGAGATGAAGCTGGTCGCCGACCACGGCTTCCGCGCCATCGCCCACGACCGCCGGGGCCACGGCCGCTCGTCCCAGACCTGGACCGGCAACGACATGGACACCTACGCCGCCGACCTCGCCGCCCTGGTCGAGGCGCTGGACCTACGCGACCTCATCCTGGTCGGCCACTCCACCGGCGGCGGCGAGGTCGTCCGCTACGCGGCCCGGCACGGCGGCGACCGGGTGGCCGGGATCGTCACCGCGGGCGCCGTCCCGCCGATCATGGTCAAGTCCGACGCCAACCCCGAGGGCACCCCGCTCGAGGCGTTCGACGGCATCCGTGCCGGCGTCCTCGGTGACCGGTCCGCGTTCTACCAGGAGCTCTCGGCCGCCTTCTTCGGCACCAACCGCGAGGGCTCGACGATCTCCCAGGGGCAGCGCGACCAGTTCTGGCGCCAGGGCATGCAGGTCGGCCTGGCCGGCGCCTACGACTGCGTCAAGGCCTTCTCCGAGACCGACTTCACCTCCGACCTGCAGGCGCTCACCGTCCCGGTGCTGCTGGCCCACGGCGACGACGACCAGATCGTGCCCATCGCGGCCGCGGCCCTCAAGTCCGTCGAGCTGGTGCCGAACGCGACGCTGAAGGTCTACCCGGGCGCGCCGCACGGCATCGCCGGCCCCTACCAGCAGGCCTTCGACGCCGACCTGCTCGCCTTCATCACCGCCTGA